A single window of Methylomarinum sp. Ch1-1 DNA harbors:
- the cas2 gene encoding CRISPR-associated endonuclease Cas2 — protein MSHRILFIAAYDIRDNKRLRRALKVLRGYASGGQKSVFECFLTASERSELLDEVRAVIDSEADSFFLLRLDVRCRVMTLGKAVPPQDGGFYYVG, from the coding sequence ATGAGTCATCGAATATTATTCATCGCCGCTTACGACATACGCGACAACAAAAGATTGAGACGGGCGTTAAAGGTCTTGCGCGGCTATGCTTCGGGAGGGCAAAAGTCGGTGTTTGAATGTTTCTTAACCGCCTCGGAAAGAAGCGAATTGCTGGATGAAGTGAGGGCGGTGATCGATAGCGAGGCAGACAGTTTCTTTTTGTTGAGGCTGGATGTTCGTTGTCGTGTTATGACTCTAGGTAAGGCGGTTCCGCCGCAGGATGGTGGTTTTTATTATGTGGGGTAA